A region from the Enterobacter roggenkampii genome encodes:
- the ureG gene encoding urease accessory protein UreG — protein sequence MADYKHPLRVGVGGPVGSGKTALLEALCKAMRDTYHLAVVTNDIYTKEDQRILTEAGALAPERIVGVETGGCPHTAIREDASMNLAAVEALSEKFGNLDLIFVESGGDNLSATFSPELADLTIYVIDVAEGEKIPRKGGPGITKSDFLVINKTDLAPYVGASLEVMERDTNRMRGERPWTFTNLKAGDGLGTIIAFLEEKGMLRV from the coding sequence ATGGCTGATTACAAACATCCCCTGCGCGTGGGCGTGGGTGGCCCGGTAGGCTCGGGCAAAACCGCGCTGCTGGAAGCGCTCTGCAAGGCAATGCGCGATACGTATCACCTGGCGGTGGTGACCAACGATATCTACACCAAAGAGGATCAGCGCATCCTGACCGAGGCGGGCGCGCTGGCGCCGGAGCGCATCGTGGGCGTGGAGACCGGCGGCTGCCCGCATACCGCGATCCGCGAGGACGCCTCGATGAACCTGGCAGCGGTGGAAGCGCTCAGCGAGAAGTTTGGCAATCTGGATCTGATCTTCGTGGAAAGCGGCGGGGACAACCTGAGCGCGACCTTCAGCCCGGAGCTGGCGGATCTGACTATTTACGTGATCGACGTTGCCGAAGGGGAAAAAATTCCGCGCAAAGGTGGGCCGGGGATCACCAAGTCCGATTTTCTGGTGATCAACAAAACCGATCTCGCGCCGTACGTGGGGGCGTCGCTGGAGGTGATGGAGCGCGACACCAACCGCATGCGCGGCGAGCGTCCGTGGACCTTTACCAACCTGAAAGCGGGAGACGGTCTGGGAACGATCATTGCGTTTCTGGAAGAGAAAGGGATGCTGCGGGTGTAG
- the tsaD gene encoding tRNA (adenosine(37)-N6)-threonylcarbamoyltransferase complex transferase subunit TsaD: MRVLGIETSCDETGIAIYDDEKGLLANQLYSQVKLHADYGGVVPELASRDHVRKTVPLIQAALKEAGLSSTDIDAVAYTAGPGLVGALLVGATVGRSLAFAWDVPAIPVHHMEGHLLAPMLEENPPEFPFVALLVSGGHTQLISVTGIGKYELLGESIDDAAGEAFDKTAKLLGLDYPGGPMLSKMAAQGTEGRFVFPRPMTDRPGLDFSFSGLKTFAANTIRNNDDSEQTRADIARAFEDAVVDTLMIKCKRALDQTGFKRLVMAGGVSANRTLRAKLAEMMQKRRGEVFYARPEFCTDNGAMIAYAGMVRLNAGATSDLSVSVRPRWPLAELPEA, translated from the coding sequence ATGCGTGTACTGGGTATTGAAACATCCTGCGATGAAACCGGCATCGCCATTTACGACGACGAAAAAGGGCTTCTGGCCAACCAACTGTATAGTCAGGTGAAATTGCACGCTGACTACGGCGGCGTCGTGCCTGAACTGGCCTCTCGTGACCACGTGCGTAAAACAGTTCCCCTGATTCAGGCGGCGCTGAAAGAGGCCGGGTTAAGTTCAACCGATATTGATGCCGTGGCCTACACCGCGGGGCCGGGTCTGGTCGGCGCGCTGCTGGTTGGCGCGACGGTTGGCCGTTCGCTGGCCTTCGCGTGGGATGTGCCAGCCATCCCGGTTCACCATATGGAAGGGCACCTTCTGGCGCCGATGCTGGAAGAGAATCCGCCTGAATTCCCGTTTGTGGCACTGTTGGTCTCCGGTGGACATACCCAGCTGATTAGCGTCACGGGCATTGGCAAGTACGAGCTGCTGGGCGAGTCGATCGACGACGCTGCCGGTGAAGCGTTCGACAAAACCGCCAAGCTGCTGGGGCTGGATTACCCAGGCGGCCCGATGCTGTCCAAAATGGCGGCGCAGGGAACGGAAGGGCGCTTTGTCTTCCCGCGTCCGATGACCGACCGTCCGGGGCTGGACTTCAGCTTCTCCGGGCTGAAAACCTTCGCGGCCAACACGATCCGCAATAACGACGACAGCGAGCAGACCCGCGCCGATATCGCCCGCGCGTTTGAAGATGCGGTGGTGGATACGCTGATGATCAAGTGCAAGCGCGCGCTGGATCAGACCGGCTTCAAGCGTCTGGTGATGGCGGGCGGCGTCAGCGCCAACCGCACGCTGCGTGCGAAGCTCGCCGAGATGATGCAAAAGCGTCGTGGGGAAGTGTTTTACGCCCGTCCGGAATTCTGTACCGATAACGGGGCGATGATTGCCTACGCCGGTATGGTGCGCCTGAACGCTGGCGCAACGTCTGACCTGAGCGTGTCCGTGCGTCCGCGCTGGCCGCTGGCGGAACTGCCTGAGGCGTGA
- a CDS encoding urease accessory protein UreD: MLAAQVTDNSYKGWQASLALQFCHTPEKTLLHSAHHVGPLTVQRPFYPEGETCHLYLLHPPGGVVGGDTLDISVRLDAKSHTLITMPGASKFYRSSGPQARLSQHFYLDEGSTLEWLPQDTIIFPGANAALRSVFHLKASSTLLAWELYCLGRPVINETFSHGTLESRLEVWVDDEPRLIERQHLSDGDLTPVAGHPWIGTLLFYPAREEQLDAVRALLAPLGHFAGATLTDELLSVRFLSHDNLICQRVMRDIWQSLRPLLTTKTACSPRIWQT; encoded by the coding sequence ATGTTAGCAGCTCAGGTCACTGATAATTCGTACAAAGGCTGGCAGGCGTCGCTTGCCCTGCAGTTTTGTCACACCCCTGAGAAAACCCTCCTGCACTCCGCTCATCACGTCGGGCCGCTTACCGTTCAGCGTCCGTTTTACCCCGAAGGCGAAACCTGCCACCTTTATCTGCTGCACCCGCCGGGCGGGGTTGTGGGCGGCGATACGCTGGACATTTCCGTTCGGCTGGACGCCAAAAGCCACACGCTTATCACCATGCCCGGCGCCAGCAAGTTCTATCGCAGCAGCGGCCCGCAGGCGCGTCTGAGCCAGCATTTTTATCTCGATGAGGGATCCACGCTGGAGTGGCTGCCGCAGGACACCATTATCTTCCCCGGGGCGAATGCCGCGCTGCGCTCCGTCTTCCACCTGAAGGCCTCCAGCACGCTGCTGGCGTGGGAGCTGTACTGTCTGGGACGACCGGTAATCAATGAGACCTTCAGCCACGGCACGCTGGAGAGCCGCCTTGAGGTGTGGGTGGATGACGAACCCCGCCTGATAGAGCGCCAGCACCTCAGCGACGGCGATCTCACGCCCGTTGCCGGGCATCCGTGGATCGGCACGCTGCTGTTCTACCCGGCCAGAGAAGAACAACTCGACGCGGTGCGCGCGCTGCTCGCGCCTCTGGGCCATTTTGCGGGGGCAACGCTCACCGACGAGCTGCTGTCGGTGCGTTTTCTCTCCCACGACAACCTGATTTGCCAGCGGGTGATGCGCGATATCTGGCAGTCGCTTCGCCCGCTTCTCACCACCAAAACCGCCTGTTCGCCGCGTATCTGGCAGACATAA
- a CDS encoding urease subunit beta has product MIPGEYQIQPGAIAINVGRETQTVIVENHGDRPIQVGSHYHFYEINPALKFDREATRGYRLNIPAGTAVRFEPGQKREVTLVQVTGAQRIVGFRGEVMGEVKHG; this is encoded by the coding sequence ATGATCCCAGGCGAATACCAGATCCAGCCCGGCGCGATTGCGATCAACGTCGGGCGCGAAACCCAAACCGTGATTGTCGAAAACCACGGCGACAGGCCGATCCAGGTCGGATCGCACTATCACTTTTACGAAATCAACCCGGCGCTGAAGTTTGACCGTGAGGCGACCCGAGGCTACCGGCTGAACATCCCGGCAGGCACCGCCGTGCGCTTTGAGCCCGGCCAGAAGCGTGAAGTAACGCTGGTTCAGGTCACGGGTGCGCAACGCATTGTCGGCTTTCGCGGCGAGGTAATGGGTGAGGTGAAACATGGCTGA
- a CDS encoding urease accessory protein UreF codes for MEHARQWLRLMQLSSSSLPVGSFTWSQGLEWAVEAGWVTDADAFKRWQIQQMEQSFFCVDLPLFHRLCQACNRNDLATARRWTAYLLACRETRELREEERNRGAAFTRLIKSWEPDCPAEWLALCRQSQLCGMAWLGVRWGIDVRELALSLGYSWIESAVMAGVKLVPFGQQAAQQLIIELSDHFAAGLEQAFLRRDDALGAATPLSAIASARHETQYSRLFRS; via the coding sequence ATGGAGCACGCCCGCCAGTGGCTGCGCCTGATGCAGCTCTCCAGCAGCAGCCTGCCGGTCGGGTCGTTTACCTGGTCGCAGGGGCTGGAGTGGGCCGTGGAGGCGGGCTGGGTCACGGACGCCGACGCCTTTAAACGCTGGCAGATCCAGCAGATGGAGCAGAGTTTTTTCTGCGTCGATCTGCCGCTGTTTCACCGTCTCTGCCAGGCCTGCAATCGGAACGACCTGGCAACGGCCAGACGCTGGACGGCATACCTGCTCGCCTGTCGGGAAACGCGCGAGCTGCGCGAAGAAGAACGCAACCGCGGAGCGGCCTTTACGCGTCTCATCAAAAGCTGGGAGCCGGACTGCCCGGCAGAATGGCTGGCGCTGTGCAGGCAAAGCCAGCTCTGCGGCATGGCGTGGCTCGGCGTGCGCTGGGGCATTGACGTGCGCGAGCTGGCGCTGAGCCTCGGCTACAGCTGGATTGAGAGCGCGGTCATGGCGGGCGTCAAGCTGGTGCCGTTTGGGCAGCAGGCGGCGCAGCAGCTGATTATCGAGCTGAGCGACCATTTTGCCGCCGGGCTTGAACAGGCCTTTTTACGTCGCGACGACGCGCTGGGGGCCGCTACGCCGCTGTCCGCCATCGCCTCCGCGCGCCACGAAACCCAATATTCACGACTATTCCGTTCCTGA
- the rpsU gene encoding 30S ribosomal protein S21: MPVIKVRENEPFDVALRRFKRSCEKAGVLAEVRRREFYEKPTTERKRAKASAVKRHAKKLARENARRTRLY, encoded by the coding sequence ATGCCGGTAATTAAAGTACGTGAAAACGAGCCGTTCGACGTAGCACTGCGTCGCTTCAAACGTTCATGCGAGAAAGCAGGTGTTCTGGCTGAAGTTCGTCGTCGTGAGTTTTATGAAAAACCAACGACCGAACGTAAGCGCGCTAAAGCTTCCGCTGTGAAACGTCACGCGAAGAAACTGGCTCGCGAAAACGCACGCCGTACTCGTCTGTACTAA
- a CDS encoding HupE/UreJ family protein, with product MRKLLPLLLLAFSVPALAHPGHGADSFQAGFFHPLTGLDHLLMLAGAGVLSALSGRKLLLPFATLGMMLVGAIAGSLLGGFSGMEMLIIASLAVSGVMMFKTENRLLLAVPALAMFHGWAHGVEMSGHSFWLFTSGFMFASATVLCASFAAGLLLRRHDGLRKTFGGGLIVSALLALMS from the coding sequence ATGCGCAAGTTACTCCCCCTGTTACTGCTGGCTTTTTCCGTTCCCGCGCTCGCGCATCCCGGCCACGGTGCCGACAGCTTTCAGGCCGGTTTTTTCCATCCGCTGACCGGGCTCGATCACCTGCTGATGCTAGCGGGCGCAGGCGTGCTCTCGGCGCTGAGCGGCCGCAAGCTCCTGCTGCCGTTTGCCACCCTCGGGATGATGCTTGTCGGCGCCATCGCAGGCAGCCTGCTCGGCGGCTTTAGCGGCATGGAGATGCTGATTATCGCCTCGCTGGCGGTCAGCGGCGTGATGATGTTTAAGACTGAAAACCGTCTGCTGCTCGCGGTGCCTGCCCTGGCGATGTTCCACGGCTGGGCGCACGGCGTGGAGATGTCCGGCCATAGCTTCTGGCTGTTCACCAGCGGGTTTATGTTCGCCAGCGCCACGGTGCTGTGCGCCAGTTTCGCCGCAGGCTTGCTGCTGCGCCGTCACGACGGGCTGCGTAAAACCTTCGGCGGCGGGCTGATCGTCTCCGCCCTGCTGGCGCTGATGAGCTGA
- the ureC gene encoding urease subunit alpha has translation MAEISRQAYADMFGPTTGDKVRLADSELWIEVEDDLTIYGEEVKFGGGKVIRDGMGQGQMTADDCVDLVLTNALIVDHWGIVKADIGVKNGRIFAVGKAGNPDIQPGVTIPIGAATEVIAAEGKIVTAGGIDTHIHWICPQQAEEALVSGVTTMIGGGTGPAAGTNATTCTPGPWYIARMLQAADTLPVNIGLLGKGNGSNPDALREQIAAGAIGLKIHEDWGATPAAINCSLEVAEEMDIQVALHSDTLNESGFVEDTLAAIAGRTIHTFHTEGAGGGHAPDIITACAHPNILPSSTNPTLPYTVNTIDEHLDMLMVCHHLDPDIAEDVAFAESRIRRETIAAEDVLHDIGAFSLTSSDSQAMGRVGEVIIRTWQVAHRMKVQRGALPEETGENDNFRVKRYVAKYTINPALTHGIAHEVGSIEAGKLADLVVWSPAFFGVKPTTIVKGGMIACAPMGDINASIPTPQPVHYRPMFGALGAARHATRLTFVSQAASANGIPQQLNLQSATAVVKGCRTVKKADMIHNALQPNITVDSQTYEVRVDGELITSEPADVLPMAQRYFLF, from the coding sequence ATGGCTGAGATTTCGCGCCAGGCCTATGCCGATATGTTCGGCCCCACTACCGGCGATAAAGTGCGGCTGGCCGACAGCGAGCTGTGGATTGAAGTGGAAGACGATCTCACGATCTACGGCGAAGAGGTCAAGTTCGGCGGCGGGAAGGTGATCCGCGACGGCATGGGCCAGGGGCAGATGACCGCAGACGACTGCGTGGATCTGGTGCTGACCAACGCGCTGATCGTCGATCACTGGGGGATCGTGAAAGCCGATATCGGCGTCAAGAACGGGCGGATTTTTGCCGTCGGCAAAGCCGGGAACCCGGACATCCAGCCCGGCGTGACGATCCCGATTGGCGCGGCGACGGAAGTGATTGCCGCCGAAGGGAAGATCGTCACCGCTGGCGGGATCGACACCCACATCCACTGGATCTGCCCGCAGCAGGCGGAAGAGGCGCTGGTCTCCGGCGTCACCACCATGATCGGCGGCGGCACCGGTCCGGCGGCGGGCACCAACGCCACCACCTGTACGCCGGGGCCGTGGTATATCGCCCGAATGCTGCAGGCTGCCGATACGCTGCCGGTGAATATCGGCCTGCTCGGCAAGGGGAACGGCTCCAACCCGGATGCCCTGCGCGAGCAGATTGCCGCGGGCGCCATCGGGCTGAAGATCCACGAAGACTGGGGCGCGACGCCTGCGGCGATCAACTGCTCGCTGGAGGTGGCCGAAGAGATGGACATTCAGGTGGCGCTGCACAGCGACACCCTGAACGAATCCGGATTTGTCGAAGACACGCTGGCGGCGATCGCCGGGCGTACAATCCACACCTTCCACACCGAAGGGGCGGGCGGTGGCCACGCGCCGGATATCATCACCGCCTGCGCACACCCGAATATTCTGCCCTCCTCCACCAACCCGACGCTGCCCTACACGGTCAATACCATCGACGAGCATCTCGACATGCTGATGGTTTGTCATCACCTCGACCCGGATATCGCCGAGGACGTGGCGTTTGCCGAATCCCGCATTCGTCGGGAGACCATCGCCGCGGAAGACGTGCTGCACGATATCGGCGCGTTTTCGCTCACGTCGTCAGACTCGCAGGCCATGGGCCGCGTCGGGGAAGTGATTATCCGCACCTGGCAGGTCGCGCACCGCATGAAGGTCCAGCGCGGCGCGCTGCCGGAAGAGACCGGCGAAAACGACAACTTCCGCGTGAAGCGCTATGTCGCCAAGTACACCATTAACCCAGCGCTGACCCACGGTATCGCCCATGAAGTGGGTTCGATTGAGGCGGGCAAGCTGGCAGATCTGGTGGTCTGGTCCCCGGCGTTCTTCGGCGTCAAGCCCACCACCATCGTCAAAGGTGGGATGATCGCCTGCGCGCCGATGGGCGACATCAACGCTTCAATCCCCACGCCGCAGCCGGTCCATTACCGCCCGATGTTTGGCGCGCTGGGCGCCGCGCGCCACGCCACGCGACTGACGTTTGTCTCGCAGGCCGCCAGTGCGAACGGCATCCCGCAGCAGCTCAACCTGCAGAGCGCCACCGCGGTGGTGAAAGGCTGCCGGACGGTGAAAAAGGCGGACATGATCCACAACGCTCTGCAACCGAACATCACCGTTGATTCGCAAACCTACGAGGTGCGCGTCGACGGCGAACTGATTACCAGCGAACCGGCTGACGTTCTGCCGATGGCGCAACGCTATTTCCTGTTTTGA
- the bacA gene encoding undecaprenyl-diphosphate phosphatase produces MSDMHSLLVAAILGVVEGLTEFLPVSSTGHMIIVGHLLGFEGDTAKTFEVVIQLGSILAVVVMFWRRLFGLIGIHFGRPPQHEGMSKGRLSLIHILLGMIPAVVLGLVFHDTIKSLFNPINVMYALVVGGFLLIAAEVLKPKTPRAEGLDDMTYRQAFIIGCFQCLALWPGFSRSGATISGGMLMGVSRYAASEFSFLLAVPMMMGATALDLYKSIGFLTTGDIPMFAVGFITAFIVALIAIKTFLQLIKRISFIPFAIYRFIVAAAVYVVFF; encoded by the coding sequence ATGAGCGATATGCACTCGCTGCTGGTGGCGGCAATACTGGGTGTGGTCGAAGGATTGACGGAGTTTTTACCGGTTTCCAGTACCGGCCATATGATCATTGTTGGTCATCTGCTGGGCTTTGAAGGCGATACCGCCAAAACGTTTGAAGTGGTGATCCAACTGGGGTCTATTCTTGCGGTGGTGGTGATGTTCTGGCGCCGTCTGTTTGGCCTGATCGGTATCCATTTTGGCCGTCCGCCGCAGCACGAAGGGATGAGTAAAGGCCGCCTGTCGCTGATCCATATTCTGCTCGGGATGATCCCGGCGGTGGTGCTGGGGCTGGTATTCCACGACACCATTAAATCGCTGTTCAACCCGATTAACGTGATGTACGCGCTGGTGGTGGGCGGCTTCCTGCTGATCGCCGCGGAAGTGCTGAAGCCAAAAACGCCGCGCGCGGAAGGGCTGGACGATATGACGTATCGTCAGGCGTTTATCATTGGCTGCTTCCAGTGTCTGGCGCTGTGGCCGGGCTTCTCCCGTTCAGGTGCCACCATTTCCGGCGGGATGCTGATGGGCGTGAGCCGTTACGCCGCGTCAGAGTTTTCGTTCCTGCTGGCCGTGCCGATGATGATGGGCGCCACCGCGCTTGACCTCTATAAAAGCATTGGTTTCCTGACCACCGGCGACATTCCGATGTTCGCCGTTGGCTTCATCACCGCGTTTATCGTGGCGCTGATTGCCATCAAAACCTTCCTGCAGCTGATTAAGCGTATCTCGTTCATTCCGTTCGCGATCTACCGCTTTATCGTTGCCGCTGCGGTGTACGTGGTCTTCTTCTGA
- a CDS encoding MFS transporter, producing the protein MAEITETTPLSTAGKRSDGDIQWVRSASDVSRLVNDGSQGRANARIVIGIALGGIFLDAYDLGALAFGIKDITREFNLTPAGTGMVASAITFGAIVGALLGGYLTDKIGRYRVFMADMLFFVVAAIACALAPNEYVLAGARFVMGLGVGIDLPVAMAFLSEFARLKGPGNKASSVAMWCPTWYAAISISYLLVLFFYAVLPESHSDWLWRLILGFGAVPALVIIAIRSRYMSESPVWAANQGNLKEAASILRQSYNINAHVPQDALSQPAPVVNKAKWSNYLNLFRGVYLRRTTLATLLSVVSSFAYNAVAFGLPVIISSFFVQSMLTTILISLVLNLLFAFVGGLLAVRYVPRFGAWRMSLAGYACQLVALLGLGLIGRPEGATEGVLAVAMLALFLFGQGFGPGAHTMTFASLSYPTSLRGVGVGLNQTLMRSSSTLSLFLFPLLVASLDTAVFWVIALAPFIGLASLLAIRWEPSGYDVDAEDYR; encoded by the coding sequence ATGGCAGAAATCACAGAAACAACTCCCCTTTCAACGGCAGGAAAACGTTCCGATGGCGACATCCAGTGGGTGCGCAGCGCATCGGATGTTTCACGCCTCGTTAATGATGGTTCTCAGGGCCGGGCCAATGCTCGCATCGTGATCGGTATCGCGCTGGGCGGGATTTTCCTCGATGCCTACGATCTGGGCGCGCTGGCCTTCGGCATAAAAGATATCACCCGCGAATTTAACCTGACGCCCGCCGGTACCGGCATGGTGGCGTCCGCCATTACGTTTGGCGCGATTGTCGGGGCGCTGCTCGGCGGTTATCTCACGGATAAAATCGGGCGCTATCGCGTCTTTATGGCCGACATGCTCTTCTTCGTGGTGGCCGCCATCGCCTGTGCGCTGGCCCCGAACGAATATGTGCTGGCGGGTGCCCGCTTTGTCATGGGGCTTGGCGTCGGGATCGACCTTCCCGTGGCGATGGCATTTTTAAGCGAGTTCGCCAGGCTAAAAGGCCCCGGCAATAAGGCCTCCAGCGTCGCCATGTGGTGCCCCACCTGGTATGCCGCCATCAGTATCTCCTACCTGCTGGTGCTCTTCTTCTACGCCGTGCTGCCGGAAAGCCACAGCGACTGGCTGTGGCGTTTGATTCTCGGCTTTGGCGCGGTACCCGCGCTGGTGATTATTGCCATCCGCAGCCGCTATATGAGCGAATCGCCGGTCTGGGCGGCAAATCAGGGCAACCTGAAGGAGGCGGCGTCCATTTTGCGTCAGTCGTATAACATCAATGCCCACGTGCCGCAGGATGCGCTCAGCCAGCCAGCTCCCGTCGTGAATAAAGCGAAATGGTCCAACTATCTGAACCTGTTCCGCGGCGTCTACTTACGCCGCACGACGCTCGCCACGCTGCTGTCCGTCGTCTCTTCGTTCGCCTATAACGCGGTGGCGTTTGGTCTGCCGGTGATCATCTCCAGCTTCTTTGTCCAGTCGATGCTGACCACCATCCTGATTTCTCTGGTGCTTAACCTGCTGTTTGCCTTCGTCGGCGGACTGCTGGCGGTACGCTACGTGCCGCGCTTCGGCGCATGGCGGATGTCGCTGGCGGGTTACGCCTGCCAGCTGGTCGCGCTGCTGGGCCTGGGGCTGATTGGTCGCCCGGAAGGCGCCACCGAAGGCGTGCTTGCCGTGGCGATGCTGGCGCTCTTCCTGTTCGGCCAGGGCTTCGGCCCGGGCGCGCATACCATGACGTTTGCCTCACTGAGCTACCCGACCTCGCTGCGCGGCGTCGGCGTGGGCCTTAACCAGACGCTGATGCGCAGCAGCTCGACGCTGTCGCTGTTCCTGTTCCCGCTGCTGGTCGCCTCACTCGATACCGCCGTGTTCTGGGTAATTGCGCTGGCGCCGTTTATCGGCCTGGCCTCGCTGCTGGCGATCCGCTGGGAGCCATCGGGTTATGATGTGGATGCGGAGGATTACCGCTAG
- the folB gene encoding bifunctional dihydroneopterin aldolase/7,8-dihydroneopterin epimerase encodes MDIVFIEQLSVITTIGVYDWEQTIEQKLVFDIEMGWDNRKSAKSDDVNDCLSYADISETVIGHVEGQRFALVERVAEEVAELLLKKFNSPWVRIKLSKPGAVARAANVGVIIERGTNLKGKI; translated from the coding sequence ATGGATATTGTATTTATAGAGCAACTTTCGGTAATCACCACTATTGGTGTTTACGACTGGGAACAGACCATCGAGCAGAAGCTGGTGTTCGATATCGAAATGGGCTGGGATAACCGCAAGTCGGCAAAAAGCGATGACGTGAACGACTGTCTTAGCTACGCCGACATCAGTGAAACGGTCATCGGTCACGTGGAAGGGCAACGTTTTGCGCTGGTCGAACGGGTGGCGGAAGAAGTCGCAGAATTGCTGCTGAAAAAATTCAACTCACCTTGGGTGCGCATCAAGCTGAGCAAACCGGGCGCGGTGGCGCGCGCGGCCAACGTGGGCGTCATTATCGAGCGTGGCACAAATCTGAAAGGCAAGATTTAA
- a CDS encoding urease subunit gamma yields MELTPREKDKLLLFTAALVAERRLARGVKLNYPESVALISAFIMEGARDGETVASLMEAGRHVLTRDQVMEGVPEMIPDIQVEATFPDGSKLVTVHNPIV; encoded by the coding sequence ATGGAACTGACCCCCAGAGAAAAAGACAAGCTGTTGCTGTTTACCGCCGCGCTGGTTGCCGAACGCCGCCTTGCGCGCGGGGTAAAGCTCAATTACCCGGAATCGGTCGCGCTGATCAGCGCCTTCATCATGGAAGGCGCGCGCGATGGCGAAACCGTCGCCTCGCTGATGGAGGCGGGCCGCCACGTCCTGACGCGCGACCAGGTGATGGAGGGCGTGCCGGAGATGATCCCGGACATTCAGGTGGAAGCCACCTTCCCGGACGGATCCAAGCTCGTCACCGTCCACAACCCGATCGTCTAA
- the plsY gene encoding glycerol-3-phosphate 1-O-acyltransferase PlsY, with protein MSAIAPGMILLAYLCGSISSAILVCRIAGLPDPRESGSGNPGATNVLRIGGKGAAVAVLIFDVLKGMLPVWGAYALGVTPFWLGLIAIAACVGHIWPVFFGFKGGKGVATAFGAIAPIGWDLTGVMAGTWLLTILLSGYSSLGAIVSALIAPFYVWWFKPQFTFPVSMLSCLILLRHHDNIQRLWRRQETKIWTKLKRKKKDAP; from the coding sequence ATGAGTGCAATCGCGCCTGGAATGATCCTCCTCGCCTATCTTTGCGGCTCAATCTCCAGCGCCATTCTGGTCTGCCGCATCGCCGGGTTACCTGACCCGCGTGAAAGTGGTTCCGGGAATCCGGGAGCGACCAACGTACTACGAATTGGCGGCAAGGGAGCAGCCGTAGCGGTTTTGATTTTTGATGTTCTGAAAGGGATGCTACCCGTCTGGGGCGCGTATGCGCTGGGCGTCACGCCGTTCTGGCTGGGGCTCATTGCCATTGCTGCCTGTGTCGGCCACATCTGGCCCGTATTCTTCGGTTTTAAAGGCGGCAAAGGCGTGGCAACCGCCTTTGGTGCCATTGCGCCTATCGGCTGGGATTTAACCGGCGTGATGGCTGGCACCTGGCTGCTCACCATTCTGCTGAGCGGCTATTCGTCGCTGGGCGCGATCGTCAGCGCGCTGATCGCCCCGTTCTACGTCTGGTGGTTCAAACCTCAGTTCACCTTCCCGGTATCGATGCTCTCCTGCCTTATCCTGCTGCGTCATCACGACAATATTCAGCGCCTGTGGCGTCGTCAGGAGACCAAAATCTGGACGAAGCTCAAGAGGAAGAAAAAAGACGCCCCGTAA